One segment of Candidatus Hydrogenedentota bacterium DNA contains the following:
- a CDS encoding AAA family ATPase, which translates to MKISTLEFNHYRSARHAKIDLDPNLNVFVGINGAGKTTVLDAAALMLSWVIARIQSADATGNELPENDILNDKAYAHLELVCQAPGRDGENTLEWRLVQARRGRNAKEEPHHPTLKSDFCQLDTWADEVRHNIGETGGFCNIPVLVYYPVNRVVMDIPLRIRTAHNFDLLEAYDEALLGGTSFRSFFEWYRNREDLENESRADAAGFQSDPQLDAVRRAISKFLPSITGISVKRDPLRMEVDLQGQKLRVEQMSNGEKCLFAMIGDLARRLSIASPALKNPLEGAGIVLIDEIDLHLHPEWQREVIPKLRETFPNCQFLLTTHSPQVITHVRPDDYLFLLTRGKRGLELRRAHDHYGKTADRVLEDLMGLGTTRPTEIAARLTEIYALIDQNKLEGAKSEIKKLKSEIGEDSDLVKAGVLIKRMELIGK; encoded by the coding sequence ATGAAAATCTCAACCCTTGAGTTCAACCACTATCGAAGCGCCCGACATGCAAAAATAGACCTCGATCCGAATCTGAATGTCTTTGTCGGCATAAATGGCGCGGGCAAGACCACCGTTCTCGATGCCGCCGCGCTGATGCTCTCGTGGGTGATCGCGCGTATTCAGTCCGCCGATGCGACGGGAAACGAACTCCCCGAAAACGATATTCTAAACGACAAAGCCTATGCCCACCTCGAGTTGGTATGCCAGGCGCCAGGACGTGATGGGGAGAATACCTTGGAGTGGCGTCTCGTCCAGGCGCGGCGGGGCCGCAATGCGAAGGAGGAACCCCATCATCCGACGTTGAAAAGCGACTTCTGTCAGCTGGACACCTGGGCGGACGAAGTCCGGCACAACATCGGGGAAACCGGCGGCTTCTGCAATATTCCGGTGCTGGTTTATTATCCCGTAAACCGTGTCGTGATGGATATCCCGCTCAGAATACGAACGGCGCACAATTTTGATCTACTCGAAGCCTACGACGAAGCGCTGTTGGGCGGGACGAGTTTCCGCTCATTCTTTGAGTGGTACCGCAATCGCGAGGACCTGGAGAACGAAAGCCGGGCCGATGCGGCGGGGTTTCAATCGGACCCACAACTCGATGCGGTACGCCGGGCAATTTCGAAGTTCCTGCCCTCTATAACCGGCATTTCGGTGAAGCGCGATCCGTTGCGGATGGAGGTCGATCTACAGGGCCAGAAGCTTCGCGTCGAGCAGATGTCGAATGGCGAGAAATGCCTCTTTGCCATGATTGGCGATCTGGCCCGCCGCCTATCCATCGCCAGTCCAGCGCTGAAGAACCCTTTAGAGGGAGCCGGTATCGTGCTTATAGATGAAATCGACCTTCACCTACACCCGGAATGGCAGCGCGAGGTCATTCCGAAGTTGCGCGAGACTTTTCCAAATTGCCAGTTTCTCCTTACCACCCACTCTCCGCAAGTAATCACGCACGTAAGGCCTGATGACTACTTGTTTCTGCTAACGCGCGGGAAGCGGGGCCTGGAGTTACGCAGAGCGCACGATCACTACGGCAAGACGGCGGATCGAGTACTGGAAGACCTCATGGGGTTGGGAACCACCCGTCCAACCGAGATCGCCGCTCGACTAACTGAAATCTACGCGCTCATAGATCAGAACAAGCTTGAGGGTGCCAAAAGTGAAATCAAAAAACTCAAAAGTGAAATCGGTGAAGATTCTGACCTGGTGAAAGCCGGCGTGCTAATTAAGCGGATGGAGCTCATTGGCAAGTGA